In Mytilus edulis chromosome 7, xbMytEdul2.2, whole genome shotgun sequence, a single genomic region encodes these proteins:
- the LOC139481462 gene encoding uncharacterized protein, producing the protein MESLKELRQYGESLGLANEDLIRFIELQQAKQRDDRRFEREREKEEWEVEKVRLEHELVLKRLDNTRLFETEKHREEKGNVNPSKVPKLPPFEEGTDDMDAYLRRYERYAISQKWDKSIWATHLSALLKGNALNVYALLPSDQALDYDALKTCLLKRYNMTEDGFKQKLRSCRPEFGETFQQFSVRLGSYFSRWIDMSNVLKTFDGLYDLMLRDQFLHICNNEVMLFLKERVPKSIDDMTRYADQFKEARRVNIVSLTNQTQKGKPQPSQKPNNARNQEPPKQSDRDRNRHTGGYGGGNRFDRKCFKCNKSDHLISNCPLLKNKVGNVQNSGSRG; encoded by the coding sequence ATGGAGAGTCTAAAAGAGTTACGACAGTATGGTGAGTCATTGGGGTTAGCCAATGAAGATTTAATTAGGTTCATTGAGTTACAACAGGCGAAACAACGCGATGATAGACGTTTTGAAAGAGAAAGAGAGAAAGAAGAATGGGAAGTTGAAAAGGTAAGATTAGAACATGAATTGGTATTGAAAAGGCTAGATAATACTCgtttatttgaaactgaaaaacaCAGGGAAGAAAAAGGTAATGTTAACCCCTCAAAGGTACCTAAACTACCTCCTTTTGAGGAAGGTACTGATGATATGGATGCATATTTGCGTCGTTATGAAAGGTATGCTATATCGCAAAAATGGGACAAATCAATATGGGCCACTCATTTGAGTGCACTTCTTAAAGGTAATGCATTAAATGTGTACGCTTTGCTGCCATCAGATCAAGCATTAGATTATGATGCTCTCAAGACATGTTTGTTGAAGAGGTATAACATGACTGAAGATGGTTTTAAGCAGAAGTTAAGATCTTGTCGTCCAGAGTTTGGTGAAACGTTTCAACAGTTTTCTGTTCGTTTGGGTAGTTATTTTAGTAGGTGGATTGATATGTCTAATGTTTTGAAGACGTTTGATGGACTTTATGATCTTATGTTAAGAGATCAGTTTTTACACATATGTAATAACGAGGTAATGTTATTTCTGAAAGAGAGAGTACCGAAGTCCATAGATGATATGACTCGGTATGCTGATCAATTTAAGGAGGCAAGGCGAGTAAATATAGTATCACTTACAAATCAGACTCAAAAAGGTAAGCCACAGCCGTCTCAAAAACCCAACAATGCACGGAACCAAGAACCGCCAAAGCAAAGTGACAGAGATAGAAATAGACATACAGGAGGTTATGGTGGTGGAAACAGATTTGATAGAAAGTGCTTTAAGTGCAACAAATCAGATCACTTGATATCAAACTGTCCATTATTAAAAAACAAAGTTGGTAATGTACAGAATAGTGGTTCACGGGGTTAG